One genomic segment of Actinoplanes ianthinogenes includes these proteins:
- a CDS encoding AIPR family protein, which yields MSSNDVILLQSMLENDRTQSASKMTPTDHHTFFAARHYLKQQFSLGHDDLLSGIVDGTKDCGIDAMYLFVNSMCLRDDDYHNFGRRPTVDLVIMQVKNSSGFTEPPLDKLIVNLPKLLDFGRDEDDLIEFANRRVIEISRRFLNIYRRLDMPELHISVAFASLRADHLHPSIERKANELNACIKRLFGGSTPRVDFLDAVGLSDLARKPDIVTRKLFLAENPISTSIGGYIGVVRLRDYDQFITTRTGELDATLFEANVRDYEGETAVNRSIQETLETSDPTEDFWWLNNGVTIVASKVQPANKVLELEAPQIVNGLQTSHEIFKRRLSGKSPDDRSVLVKVIQAAESSQRERIIRATNSQTPFGPSTLRATDKVQRQIEEYLSQRGLYYERRRRYYFNQSKPVDKIISIDEMGQAVLSVLVQTPHIARVSPGKIFEPEIYDTAFQASWDLATYGACIDILRDASDYLTIKEGLSGADDYRYHLAMLLGMAQSGKETPSPKDIALLIDHGFPHSMAGELLDLIKDEYAKADRTRKIRMYDRLAKDQHITQQIFERGRRYLRGMPAASGRRARRAPRRPISQR from the coding sequence TTGAGCAGCAACGACGTGATTCTTCTGCAATCCATGCTTGAGAACGATCGGACTCAGTCGGCATCGAAGATGACTCCCACCGACCATCACACGTTCTTTGCCGCGCGCCATTACCTAAAGCAGCAATTCAGCCTGGGGCACGATGACCTTCTCAGTGGAATCGTGGATGGCACGAAGGACTGCGGAATAGATGCGATGTACCTCTTCGTCAACTCCATGTGCCTACGCGACGACGACTACCACAACTTCGGCCGTCGCCCTACGGTCGACCTCGTTATCATGCAGGTCAAGAATTCATCAGGATTCACCGAACCGCCCTTGGACAAACTAATAGTAAATCTGCCGAAGCTGCTCGACTTCGGCCGGGACGAAGATGATCTGATAGAATTCGCGAATCGTCGCGTCATCGAGATAAGCCGCCGCTTCTTGAACATATATCGTAGGCTCGACATGCCGGAGCTTCACATTTCCGTGGCATTTGCCTCCCTACGTGCCGACCACCTTCATCCCTCGATCGAGCGGAAAGCAAACGAACTCAACGCCTGCATAAAAAGACTGTTCGGCGGCTCCACACCACGCGTCGATTTCCTCGACGCCGTGGGACTCAGCGACCTGGCCCGGAAGCCGGACATCGTCACTCGCAAGCTTTTCTTGGCGGAAAATCCCATATCGACTAGCATTGGCGGCTACATCGGGGTCGTTCGTCTGAGAGACTACGACCAATTCATCACCACACGCACCGGCGAACTGGACGCAACCCTGTTCGAGGCGAACGTTCGCGACTACGAGGGCGAAACAGCAGTCAACCGGAGTATCCAGGAAACACTCGAGACCTCGGATCCAACCGAGGACTTCTGGTGGCTCAACAACGGAGTCACCATCGTCGCCTCCAAGGTGCAGCCCGCAAACAAGGTCCTCGAACTTGAGGCGCCACAAATCGTCAACGGTCTCCAGACCTCTCACGAGATATTCAAACGCCGGTTGAGCGGAAAGTCTCCCGACGATCGCAGCGTACTCGTGAAGGTCATACAGGCTGCGGAAAGCAGCCAGCGAGAACGTATAATCCGCGCCACGAACAGCCAGACGCCGTTCGGTCCGAGCACGCTTCGGGCAACCGACAAGGTACAGCGCCAGATTGAGGAATACCTCTCCCAGCGAGGCCTTTACTACGAACGTCGTCGACGGTACTACTTTAACCAAAGCAAGCCCGTCGATAAAATAATCAGCATTGATGAAATGGGCCAGGCTGTCCTCAGCGTGCTGGTGCAGACGCCACACATAGCCCGCGTGAGCCCCGGCAAGATATTCGAGCCAGAAATTTATGACACAGCATTCCAAGCATCCTGGGATCTCGCAACCTATGGAGCATGCATCGACATCTTGCGCGACGCCAGCGACTATCTGACCATAAAAGAAGGGCTCAGCGGAGCCGACGATTACAGATACCACCTGGCAATGCTTCTCGGAATGGCGCAGAGCGGAAAGGAAACACCCAGCCCCAAAGACATCGCACTCTTGATCGACCACGGATTTCCACACTCGATGGCCGGCGAGCTTCTGGATCTGATAAAAGACGAATACGCTAAAGCCGACCGGACACGAAAAATACGCATGTACGACCGCCTGGCCAAGGACCAGCACATCACCCAGCAGATTTTCGAACGCGGCCGCCGGTACCTACGCGGAATGCCCGCAGCTAGCGGGAGACGCGCTCGCCGTGCACCGAGGCGCCCTATTTCGCAGCGGTGA
- a CDS encoding DUF1996 domain-containing protein — MSSSAVNEPGRHVRRSRGPAIAAVGVAVVLIAGVAVWISRPGTPEAQRPQDTGANQPLAAPPSTPSMRTPASARASAAASPTTKKPVAAKPGWIAVDQTAWKAQVATFKATEADPAGNAGNLAEFRADCQYSHRKADDPIVFPGLPGASHMHSFVGNKAVDAGTTAGDLMKFTASTCKPKVDHSAYWVPTLYEAATNKPVETTGFRVYYRSIRDNSAGIMPMPNGLRMIAGDARKHVPTPRGAQGQFYCAFYGPGNLDGDARSSNGNWPICGKPAHLHFTLQFPDCWDGRNLDSPNHKDHVAFGTNEGCPAAHPVRIPALTFEITYGVTGSKAGYYLSSDPIGKSASSMHGDAFLMWDADAMNQRVRNCIAQRRTCNNDGYDPFSF; from the coding sequence GTGTCCTCTTCCGCTGTCAACGAGCCCGGCCGTCACGTCCGGCGGTCGCGGGGACCGGCCATCGCGGCCGTCGGCGTGGCCGTCGTCCTGATCGCCGGGGTGGCGGTCTGGATCAGCCGGCCCGGCACCCCCGAGGCGCAGCGGCCGCAGGACACCGGCGCGAACCAGCCCCTGGCCGCGCCGCCGAGCACGCCGTCCATGCGCACGCCGGCGTCCGCGCGGGCGTCCGCGGCGGCCTCGCCGACCACGAAGAAACCGGTGGCGGCCAAACCGGGCTGGATCGCGGTCGACCAGACCGCGTGGAAAGCGCAGGTCGCCACGTTCAAGGCGACCGAGGCCGACCCGGCGGGAAACGCCGGCAACCTGGCGGAATTCCGGGCCGACTGCCAGTACAGCCATCGCAAGGCGGACGACCCGATCGTCTTCCCGGGGCTGCCGGGCGCCTCGCACATGCATTCCTTCGTCGGCAACAAAGCCGTCGACGCGGGCACCACCGCCGGGGACCTGATGAAGTTCACCGCCAGCACCTGCAAACCGAAGGTGGACCACTCCGCCTACTGGGTGCCGACCCTTTACGAGGCGGCGACGAACAAGCCGGTCGAGACCACCGGATTCCGGGTCTACTACCGGTCGATCCGGGACAACTCGGCGGGCATCATGCCGATGCCGAACGGCCTGCGAATGATCGCCGGTGACGCCAGGAAGCACGTGCCGACGCCGCGCGGGGCGCAGGGACAGTTCTACTGCGCGTTCTACGGGCCCGGGAACCTCGACGGGGACGCGCGCAGCAGCAACGGGAACTGGCCGATCTGCGGCAAGCCGGCGCATCTGCATTTCACTCTCCAGTTCCCGGATTGCTGGGACGGCAGGAACCTGGACAGCCCGAATCACAAGGACCACGTCGCGTTCGGCACGAACGAGGGCTGCCCGGCCGCCCATCCGGTGCGGATCCCGGCGCTGACCTTCGAGATCACGTACGGCGTGACCGGCTCGAAAGCGGGCTACTACCTGTCCTCCGACCCGATCGGCAAGAGCGCCTCGTCGATGCACGGCGACGCTTTCCTGATGTGGGACGCCGACGCGATGAACCAGCGGGTCCGCAATTGCATCGCCCAGCGCCGCACCTGTAACAACGACGGCTACGACCCATTTTCCTTCTGA
- a CDS encoding glyoxalase, with product MTDERVESNETTVPLLPCTDPDQTLAFWRALGFRVTWEQQRPYLYLAFEWSGFALHYARAADGIDPAQERTGGCLVMVDAVAPYHARFTEGMRGAYGKVLSKGLPRITRFRAGASRFTVMDPSGNSIVFIRRDEPGDLEYGGSKKLTGLAKVLDNARILREFKTDDLAAFRALNSGLRRHGADAPAVEQAMALAALIELSTVLDEPEKVPEWGERLRRIGLGAADRARVTGFVADPGLIEPWLPFEDAGRDDG from the coding sequence ATGACCGACGAGCGGGTCGAATCCAACGAGACGACGGTTCCGCTGTTGCCCTGTACGGACCCGGATCAGACGCTGGCATTCTGGCGTGCCTTAGGATTCCGGGTCACCTGGGAACAGCAGCGGCCGTACCTTTATCTGGCTTTTGAATGGAGCGGTTTCGCGTTGCATTACGCGCGGGCCGCGGACGGGATCGACCCGGCGCAGGAGCGGACCGGCGGCTGCCTGGTGATGGTGGACGCGGTCGCGCCATACCACGCGCGATTCACCGAGGGGATGCGTGGCGCGTACGGCAAAGTGCTCAGCAAAGGGCTGCCACGGATCACTCGATTCCGGGCCGGTGCGTCCCGGTTCACCGTGATGGACCCGTCCGGGAACTCGATCGTCTTCATCCGCCGCGACGAGCCGGGCGACCTCGAATACGGTGGTTCGAAGAAGCTCACCGGCCTCGCCAAAGTGCTCGACAACGCCCGGATCCTGCGCGAGTTCAAGACCGACGACCTGGCCGCGTTCCGGGCGCTGAATTCCGGCCTGCGCCGCCACGGCGCCGATGCCCCGGCCGTCGAGCAGGCGATGGCATTGGCCGCCCTGATCGAGTTGTCGACCGTTCTCGACGAGCCGGAGAAGGTCCCGGAGTGGGGCGAGCGGCTGCGGCGGATCGGGCTCGGCGCCGCGGATCGGGCTCGGGTCACCGGATTCGTCGCCGACCCCGGGCTGATCGAGCCGTGGTTGCCCTTCGAGGACGCGGGGCGGGACGACGGATAA
- a CDS encoding oxidoreductase, protein MDANKVAVVTGANSGIGYVTARELAQRGMHVVLACRDPGRGRDALDRMRAEVPGARLELRRVDLGSLASIRAFAAGWDHDRLDLLVNNAGIAVVPFARTEDGFESQFGVNHLGTFALTGLLLPHLRAAPEARVVTVSSEGQRFGDLDLTNLDAERGYRAGKAYTQSKRANLYFAVELQRRCDAAGLALRSMAVAPGFTRTNVLTGGANSSRGRFYRTAVGLAMRVLFRPAPEGAKTSLYAATAPDLPGGSYIVPDGLLQTRGEPTRRTRERAIRDTATAAQLWQLSERLTGIRYAF, encoded by the coding sequence CAGCGCGGCATGCACGTGGTGCTCGCCTGCCGTGACCCCGGCCGCGGCCGGGACGCCCTGGACCGGATGCGAGCCGAGGTGCCCGGGGCCCGCCTCGAACTCCGCCGGGTCGACCTGGGCAGCCTCGCCTCCATCCGGGCGTTCGCGGCAGGCTGGGACCACGACCGGCTCGACCTGCTGGTCAACAACGCCGGCATCGCGGTGGTGCCGTTCGCGCGTACCGAAGACGGGTTCGAATCGCAGTTCGGGGTCAACCACCTGGGCACCTTCGCGCTCACCGGCCTGCTGCTGCCGCACCTGCGCGCCGCCCCGGAAGCGCGCGTGGTCACCGTCAGCAGCGAGGGGCAGCGGTTCGGCGACCTGGACCTGACCAACCTCGACGCCGAGCGCGGTTACCGCGCCGGCAAGGCTTACACGCAGTCGAAACGGGCCAACCTGTACTTCGCCGTGGAGCTCCAGCGCCGCTGCGACGCGGCCGGGCTCGCCCTGCGCAGCATGGCCGTCGCCCCTGGTTTCACCAGGACGAACGTGCTCACCGGCGGGGCGAACAGCAGCCGCGGCCGGTTCTACCGGACCGCGGTCGGGCTGGCCATGCGCGTCCTGTTCCGACCGGCCCCAGAAGGCGCCAAGACCTCCCTGTACGCCGCCACCGCACCCGACCTGCCCGGCGGCAGCTACATCGTGCCGGACGGCCTGCTCCAGACACGCGGCGAACCGACCCGCCGCACCCGCGAACGCGCCATCCGCGACACCGCCACCGCCGCGCAGTTGTGGCAGCTCTCCGAACGCCTCACGGGCATCCGCTACGCCTTTTGA